A window of the Brassica napus cultivar Da-Ae chromosome C5, Da-Ae, whole genome shotgun sequence genome harbors these coding sequences:
- the LOC106370531 gene encoding uncharacterized protein LOC106370531, translating to MTEVPSYMIHNPKFEPYKPKKRYSYSSSSLLSILLSIFTYVLIFYVFEVSPSSIFKDTKVLFFISNTLIFIIAADYGAFTCKEKPDFYGEYTMAAAAMRSRADHNYSPVPDFTYGENARHDKNSGGREKIKIPKDVVEYKEEEPVVKEIVSVSSPPEKIVREVSEEKPRDVVAIKKYKPFSEQTVEACHTRNHVYRRSYERTKSDKARVKTAKSKNYRRSESVSSKWMVVPEKWENVEEESEEFSKMSNEELNKRVEEFIQKFNKQMRLQSRVSST from the coding sequence ATGACAGAAGTTCCCTCGTACATGATTCACAACCCTAAATTTGAACCTTACAAGCCCAAAAAACGAtattcttattcttcttcttcgttgctCTCGATCCTCCTATCGATCTTCACTTACGTCTTGATCTTTTACGTTTTCGAAGTATCTCCATCGTCTATCTTCAAAGACACAAAGGTTTTGTTCTTCATCTCCAACactctcatcttcatcatcgCCGCTGATTATGGCGCTTTCACTTGTAAGGAGAAGCCCGACTTCTACGGTGAATATACCATGGCGGCGGCAGCGATGAGAAGCCGTGCAGATCATAACTATTCTCCAGTTCCTGACTTCACATACGGAGAAAACGCTAGACATGATAAAAACTCTGGCGGCAGAGAAAAAATCAAGATCCCTAAAGATGTCGTGGAgtataaggaagaagaaccggtggTAAAAGAGATAGTCAGTGTTTCTTCGCCTCCTGAGAAAATAGTACGGGAGGTGAGTGAGGAGAAGCCGAGAGACGTTGTGGCTATCAAGAAATACAAACCGTTTAGTGAGCAAACAGTTGAAGCTTGCCACACAAGAAACCATGTGTACCGTAGATCTTACGAACGAACTAAATCAGATAAAGCACGGGTGAAGACAGCCAAAAGTAAAAACTATCGTCGAAGCGAATCGGTTAGCTCGAAATGGATGGTTGTTCCAGAGAAATGGGAGAACGTTGAAGAAGAATCTGAAGAGTTCTCAAAGATGTCGAACGAGGAGTTGAACAAGAGAGTCGAAGAATTCATACAAAAGTTCAATAAACAGATGAGATTACAGTCACGAGTTTCGTCTACATGA
- the LOC106372074 gene encoding F-box protein At1g30200 — MSYLLRSEPVSRIHPEPQPLDDIDHFDHLPDSLLLLIFDKVADVKDLGRCCIVSRRFHSLVPFVENVLVRVDCVISDDDDRRFSLNTASISDASAGGSFSALFRLVFAPIFKPFQALGQFLGPRRSLSSLEDETDQSGVTHHSPTQVLKNFAEIRFLRIELPTGELGIEDGILLKWRADFGSTLDNCMILGASSVTRSSSDLESPLLDDDNGNIPESFYTNGGLKLRVVWTISSLIAASARHYLLQPIITEHKTLDRLVLSDADGQGVLSMNREQLEELRVTPLSASSASKRTLVPALNMRLWYAPQLDLPDGTVLTGATLVAIRPSESKKEVCDASWLADAFEEPFGTAARMLIKRRTYCLEMNSF; from the coding sequence ATGTCTTACCTTCTTCGCTCCGAACCCGTCTCTCGGATCCACCCGGAGCCTCAGCCCTTAGACGACATCGACCACTTCGACCATCTCCCCGactctctcctcctcctcatcttcGATAAAGTCGCCGACGTCAAAGATCTCGGCCGCTGCTGCATCGTCTCCCGCAGATTCCACTCCCTCGTCCCTTTCGTCGAGAACGTCCTCGTCCGCGTCGACTGCGTCATCTCCGACGACGACGATCGTCGCTTCTCGCTAAACACCGCATCGATCTCCGACGCCTCCGCCGGTGGCTCCTTCTCCGCCTTGTTCCGCCTCGTCTTTGCTCCGATCTTCAAGCCGTTTCAAGCGCTGGGACAGTTCCTAGGGCCGAGACGATCGTTATCGTCTCTCGAGGACGAGACTGATCAGAGCGGCGTCACGCACCACTCGCCGACGCAGGTTCTGAAAAACTTCGCCGAGATTCGGTTTCTGAGGATCGAACTGCCGACGGGGGAGCTGGGGATCGAAGACGGTATCTTGCTGAAGTGGAGAGCTGACTTCGGATCCACGCTTGATAACTGCATGATACTCGGCGCGTCTTCCGTGACTCGGTCGAGTTCAGATCTCGAGAGTCCTCTTCTTGATGACGACAATGGTAACATACCTGAGTCGTTCTACACTAACGGAGGACTTAAGCTCCGTGTTGTCTGGACGATCAGCTCATTAATCGCCGCCTCGGCTCGGCATTATCTTCTTCAACCGATCATAACCGAGCACAAGACGTTGGATCGTCTTGTTCTGTCTGACGCTGATGGGCAGGGTGTCCTGTCTATGAACCGAGAACAGCTTGAGGAGCTTAGGGTGACTCCTTTGTCCGCTTCTTCAGCTTCGAAGCGGACGCTTGTGCCGGCGTTGAACATGAGGCTGTGGTATGCGCCGCAGTTGGATTTACCTGATGGCACTGTTCTGACAGGTGCGACGTTGGTGGCTATTAGGCCGAGCGAGTCGAAGAAGGAAGTTTGTGATGCTTCTTGGTTGGCTGATGCATTTGAGGAACCGTTTGGGACCGCTGCGAGGATGTTGATCAAGAGGAGGACTTATTGTCTGGAGATGAACTCGTTTTGA
- the LOC106372076 gene encoding transcription factor TCP24 encodes MEVDDDIDAQQQTSRKLQRISSDNDKNGMRDWNNPSSRIIRVSRASGGKDRHSKVLTSKGLRDRRIRLSVATAIQFYDLQDRLGFDQPSKAVEWLINAAADSISELPPINTSFDQALSLSKSACSSGTSESSLLSLSRTESRGKARERARERTATDKDKDLQNAQSSFTQLLTGGFDEPNRNWIGGSSSDCFTPVQLIPSPSSSSSLHHYNNSNHRQETSLNHHQNHFSFVPDYNFGISSSDSPGAAAVNGGCYTSRGTLQSNSHSLFLNNNNVNQRATPPPLDHHNHQLPATFDGRLYLYYGEGNRSSDDKGKDGR; translated from the coding sequence GATGCACAACAACAAACAAGCAGAAAGCTACAGAGAATCTCCTCAGACAACGACAAAAACGGGATGAGAGACTGGAACAATCCATCTTCAAGAATCATTAGGGTTTCTCGAGCATCCGGTGGCAAAGACCGACACAGCAAAGTCTTGACCTCAAAAGGGCTTAGAGACCGGAGGATACGTCTCTCCGTCGCAACAGCAATCCAGTTCTACGATCTCCAAGACCGTCTTGGCTTCGACCAGCCCAGCAAAGCCGTTGAATGGCTAATCAACGCGGCTGCCGACTCCATCTCCGAGTTGCCTCCGATCAACACAAGTTTCGACCAGGCGCTCTCGCTGTCTAAATCGGCTTGTAGCAGTGGCACATCTGAGAGCTCGCTGTTGTCTTTGTCGAGGACAGAGAGTCGTGGTAAAGCGAGAGAGAGAGCTAGAGAGAGAACAGCGACGGACAAAGACAAAGACTTGCAAAATGCTCAAAGCTCTTTCACTCAGCTTCTCACCGGCGGTTTTGACGAACCGAACCGGAATTGGATCGGTGGTTCTTCTTCTGATTGTTTCACCCCGGTTCAGCTCATACCGAGcccatcctcctcctcctctctacaCCACTACAACAACAGTAATCATCGACAAGAGACATCATTGAACCATCATCAGAATCATTTCTCGTTTGTTCCGGATTACAACTTTGGAatctcttcttctgattctcCCGGAGCAGCCGCCGTTAATGGAGGTTGCTACACTAGTAGGGGGACCCTTCAGTCCAATtcacactctctctttctcaacaacaacaacgttAATCAAAGAGCTACACCTCCTCCTCTTGACCACCATAATCACCAGCTTCCAGCAACTTTTGACGGCCGGTTATATCTCTATTACGGCGAAGGAAACCGGAGCTCCGACGATAAAGGAAAGGATGGGAGATAG